The Phreatobacter oligotrophus genome contains a region encoding:
- the dksA gene encoding RNA polymerase-binding protein DksA has product MTLELEADYRPSDSEPFMNERQREYFRKKLLSWKDDILREAKETLQNLQDENQNHPDIADRASSETDRAIELRARDRQRKLIAKIDAALARIEDGTYGFCEETGDPISLKRLEARPIATLSLEAQERHERRERVYRDE; this is encoded by the coding sequence ATGACGTTGGAGTTGGAAGCGGACTACCGCCCGAGCGACTCAGAGCCGTTCATGAACGAGCGGCAGCGCGAGTACTTCCGCAAGAAGCTGCTGTCCTGGAAGGACGACATCCTTCGCGAGGCGAAGGAGACCCTCCAGAACCTGCAGGACGAGAACCAGAACCACCCCGACATCGCCGACCGTGCATCCTCCGAAACCGACCGGGCCATCGAGCTTCGGGCCCGCGACCGCCAGCGCAAGCTGATCGCCAAGATCGACGCCGCGCTCGCCCGGATCGAGGATGGGACCTACGGTTTCTGCGAGGAGACGGGTGACCCGATCTCGCTCAAGCGCCTCGAGGCCCGTCCCATCGCGACGCTGTCGCTGGAGGCCCAGGAGCGCCACGAGCGCCGCGAGCGGGTCTATCGCGACGAATGA
- a CDS encoding flagellar basal body P-ring protein FlgI, whose product MLRRLVVLLSLFALAAPAGANTSRIKDLVDVEGIRDNQLIGYGLVVGLNGTGDTLNNSPFTRQSIQSMMERLGVNTRGMNLRTANVAAVMVTANLPPFSTQGTRIDIKVSAMGDARSLQGGELLVTPLIGADGEVYAVGQGAVAIAGFQAQGAAASITRGVPTVGRVSNGGIVEREVNFAINRLASVKLALRNPDLTTARRIAAAINDFIGAPTAEPTDPATVHLKVPQRFEGNIVALLTEIEQLRVQPDQVAKVVIDEASGIIVMGKDVRVSTVAVAQGNLTVTISERPQVSQPNPLAQGQTVVTPRTQIQATEEGKRLALVREGVSLQELVDGLNALGIGPRDMISILQAIKAAGALQAEIEVL is encoded by the coding sequence ATGCTCCGCCGTCTCGTCGTCCTCCTGAGCCTGTTCGCCCTCGCCGCCCCGGCGGGAGCCAACACCTCGCGCATCAAGGATCTCGTCGATGTCGAGGGCATCCGCGATAACCAGCTGATCGGCTATGGCCTCGTGGTCGGCCTCAACGGCACCGGCGACACGCTCAACAACTCGCCCTTCACCCGCCAGTCCATCCAATCGATGATGGAACGCCTGGGTGTGAACACCCGCGGCATGAACCTGCGCACGGCCAACGTCGCCGCAGTAATGGTCACCGCCAACCTGCCCCCCTTCTCCACCCAGGGCACGCGCATCGACATCAAGGTTTCGGCCATGGGCGACGCGCGCTCGCTGCAGGGCGGCGAACTGCTGGTGACGCCGCTCATCGGTGCCGACGGCGAGGTCTATGCGGTCGGCCAGGGCGCCGTCGCCATCGCCGGCTTCCAGGCCCAGGGCGCCGCCGCCAGCATCACCCGCGGCGTGCCGACGGTGGGCCGCGTCTCCAATGGCGGCATTGTCGAGCGCGAGGTGAACTTCGCCATCAACCGCCTCGCCTCGGTGAAGCTCGCCCTGCGCAACCCGGACCTCACCACGGCGCGCCGCATCGCCGCCGCCATCAACGATTTCATCGGCGCCCCGACCGCCGAGCCGACCGACCCGGCAACGGTCCACCTCAAGGTGCCGCAGCGCTTCGAGGGCAACATCGTCGCCCTGCTGACCGAGATCGAGCAGCTGCGCGTCCAGCCCGACCAGGTCGCCAAGGTCGTCATCGACGAGGCCTCCGGCATCATCGTCATGGGCAAGGACGTGCGCGTCTCCACCGTCGCCGTGGCGCAGGGCAATCTCACCGTCACCATCTCCGAGCGGCCGCAGGTGAGCCAGCCGAACCCGCTGGCGCAGGGCCAGACGGTCGTCACGCCGCGCACGCAGATCCAGGCGACGGAGGAAGGCAAGCGCCTCGCGCTCGTCCGCGAGGGCGTGTCGCTGCAGGAGCTGGTCGACGGGCTCAACGCGCTCGGCATCGGCCCGCGCGACATGATCTCCATCCTCCAGGCCATCAAGGCCGCCGGCGCCCTCCAGGCCGAGATCGAGGTGCTCTGA
- the fumC gene encoding class II fumarate hydratase, with protein MLRPPPAALTGKAPTMASTRTETDTFGPIEVASDRYWGAQAERSRGNFRIGWEKQPLPVVRALGIVKRAAAETNMALGRLDPAIGEVIVRAAQEVIDGKLDDHFPLVVWQTGSGTQSNMNANEVISNRAIEMLGGVMGSKKPVHPNDHVNMSQSSNDTYPTAMHVAAAEEIVHRLLPALRHLHAALAAKAEAWGHIVKIGRTHTQDATPLTLGQEFSGYAQQVANGIARIEQTLPGLMELAQGGTAVGTGLNAPVGFAEKVAERIAAITGLAFTSAPNKFEALAAHDAMVFAHGAINTVAASLFKIANDIRFLGSGPRAGLGELALPENEPGSSIMPGKVNPTQCEALTQVCVQVFGNHAALTFAGSQGHFELNVFNPVMAYNFLQSVRLIADASVSFTDNCVAGIVPREDNIRAGVERSLMLVTALAPTIGYDAAAKIAKTAHKNGTTLKEEALKTGLVSDADYDRLVDPAKMIGPG; from the coding sequence ATGCTCCGCCCGCCGCCGGCGGCTTTGACAGGAAAGGCTCCGACCATGGCCTCCACCCGCACCGAAACCGACACATTCGGCCCGATCGAGGTCGCCTCCGATCGCTACTGGGGCGCCCAGGCCGAGCGCTCCCGCGGCAATTTCCGCATCGGCTGGGAAAAGCAGCCGCTGCCGGTGGTGCGGGCGCTCGGCATCGTCAAGCGCGCCGCCGCCGAGACCAACATGGCGCTCGGCCGGCTCGACCCGGCGATCGGCGAGGTCATCGTGCGGGCGGCGCAGGAGGTGATCGACGGCAAGCTCGACGATCATTTCCCCCTCGTCGTCTGGCAGACGGGTTCTGGCACCCAGTCCAACATGAATGCCAACGAGGTCATCTCGAACCGCGCCATCGAGATGCTTGGCGGGGTGATGGGCTCCAAGAAGCCGGTCCATCCCAACGACCACGTCAACATGAGCCAGTCGTCGAACGACACCTATCCGACGGCCATGCACGTCGCGGCTGCCGAGGAGATCGTCCACCGGCTGCTGCCGGCGCTGCGCCATCTCCACGCGGCGCTCGCCGCGAAGGCCGAGGCCTGGGGCCATATCGTCAAGATCGGCCGCACCCATACCCAGGACGCGACGCCGCTGACCCTGGGGCAGGAGTTCTCCGGCTATGCCCAGCAGGTGGCCAATGGCATTGCCCGCATCGAGCAGACGCTGCCCGGGCTGATGGAGCTCGCCCAGGGCGGCACGGCGGTCGGCACCGGCCTCAATGCGCCTGTCGGTTTCGCGGAAAAAGTTGCCGAGCGGATCGCGGCCATCACCGGCCTTGCCTTCACCTCGGCGCCCAACAAGTTCGAGGCTCTGGCCGCCCATGACGCCATGGTCTTCGCCCACGGCGCCATCAACACGGTGGCGGCTTCGCTGTTCAAGATCGCCAACGACATCCGCTTCCTCGGCTCGGGCCCGCGCGCGGGCCTTGGCGAACTCGCCCTGCCCGAGAACGAGCCGGGTTCGTCGATCATGCCGGGCAAGGTGAACCCGACCCAGTGCGAGGCGCTGACCCAGGTCTGCGTGCAGGTCTTCGGCAACCACGCCGCCCTGACCTTCGCGGGATCCCAGGGCCATTTCGAGCTCAACGTGTTCAACCCGGTGATGGCCTACAATTTCCTGCAGTCGGTGCGCCTCATCGCCGATGCCTCGGTGTCCTTCACCGACAACTGCGTCGCCGGCATCGTGCCGCGCGAGGACAATATCCGCGCCGGCGTCGAGCGCTCGCTGATGCTGGTCACGGCGCTCGCGCCGACCATCGGCTATGACGCGGCCGCCAAGATCGCCAAGACGGCGCACAAGAACGGCACGACGCTGAAGGAAGAGGCGCTGAAAACCGGCCTCGTTTCTGACGCGGACTACGATCGTCTCGTCGATCCGGCCAAGATGATCGGGCCGGGCTGA
- the flgA gene encoding flagellar basal body P-ring formation chaperone FlgA — MRTLRTLLASFALGLAAAPVAAFDAPPRPVLRLEVAVSGEVVRLGDLFQNAGRFADVPVFRSPDPGHTGQVPAWRIIEAARRVGLEPETGDRNREVSITRDARILPLAEMEERIAMALASSMGLSDSNRVQVAFDRGTRPIAVEKGVSGSLDILRIEHDPRTGRFEAVLGIGGSPRTDRNGGFRVQGTAVELVEFVVLARSIGRGEVIRSSDLVVDRKPRTQVPALTLDTVVSASQAVGMAARRPIGPERPFRMADLMKPELVERNGNVLITMEMPGLSLTMRGRALEAGAEGDMIQVENLQSRKRLQATVTGLNRVSITPPVTTTTAVATARTP, encoded by the coding sequence ATGCGGACCCTCAGGACCCTCCTCGCAAGCTTCGCCCTCGGCCTCGCCGCGGCGCCGGTGGCAGCCTTCGATGCGCCGCCCCGCCCGGTGCTGCGCCTCGAGGTCGCCGTCTCCGGCGAGGTCGTTCGCCTCGGCGACCTGTTCCAGAATGCCGGCCGTTTCGCCGACGTGCCGGTCTTCCGCTCGCCCGACCCAGGCCATACCGGCCAGGTTCCCGCCTGGCGCATCATCGAGGCGGCGCGCCGCGTCGGCCTCGAGCCCGAGACCGGCGACCGGAACCGCGAGGTCTCCATCACCCGCGATGCCCGCATCCTGCCGCTGGCCGAGATGGAGGAGCGGATCGCCATGGCGCTCGCCTCGTCCATGGGCCTGTCGGATTCGAACCGCGTCCAGGTCGCCTTCGACCGCGGCACCCGCCCCATCGCCGTGGAGAAGGGAGTCTCGGGCAGCCTCGACATCCTGCGCATCGAGCATGACCCCCGCACCGGCCGCTTCGAGGCCGTGCTCGGCATCGGCGGCTCGCCCCGCACCGACCGCAATGGCGGCTTCCGCGTCCAGGGCACGGCTGTCGAGCTGGTCGAATTCGTCGTGCTCGCCCGGTCCATCGGCCGCGGCGAGGTCATCCGCTCCTCCGACCTGGTGGTCGACCGCAAGCCGCGCACGCAGGTGCCAGCCCTCACCCTCGACACCGTCGTGAGCGCGAGCCAGGCCGTCGGCATGGCGGCGCGCCGCCCCATCGGTCCCGAGCGCCCCTTCCGCATGGCCGATCTGATGAAGCCCGAGCTCGTCGAGCGCAACGGCAACGTCCTCATCACCATGGAGATGCCCGGCCTGTCGCTGACCATGCGCGGCCGCGCGCTGGAGGCCGGCGCCGAGGGCGACATGATCCAGGTGGAGAATCTGCAGTCCCGCAAGCGGCTGCAGGCCACCGTCACCGGCCTCAACCGCGTCTCCATCACCCCGCCCGTCACCACCACCACCGCCGTCGCCACCGCGAGGACGCCGTGA
- a CDS encoding flagellar protein FlaG: MDIVSSRPAVGTISTARSEAVQYREAVRTELPRIQRVSQPESDTAGSATDDRRAGDMAARDDRILADRRARMERIADTMRESLQRRIEKDDAAGVLVYRTVDRQTGEVVRQFPDEMILKLKAYAREMARKEELEAAENPRVEKVA; the protein is encoded by the coding sequence ATGGACATCGTGTCCTCACGGCCGGCCGTCGGCACGATCTCGACCGCGCGGTCGGAGGCCGTCCAGTACCGTGAAGCGGTGCGGACGGAATTGCCCCGCATTCAGCGGGTGAGCCAGCCTGAGTCCGATACAGCGGGCTCCGCGACAGACGATCGCCGCGCCGGTGACATGGCGGCGCGCGACGATCGCATCCTCGCGGACAGGCGCGCGCGCATGGAGCGCATCGCCGACACGATGCGGGAATCCCTCCAGCGCCGCATCGAGAAGGACGACGCCGCCGGCGTGCTGGTCTACCGCACGGTCGACCGCCAGACCGGCGAGGTCGTGCGCCAGTTTCCCGACGAGATGATCCTCAAGCTCAAGGCCTATGCGCGCGAGATGGCACGCAAGGAAGAGCTGGAGGCAGCCGAGAACCCGCGGGTCGAAAAGGTCGCCTGA
- the flgF gene encoding flagellar basal-body rod protein FlgF, whose protein sequence is MENIGLVGLSRQVALQRELDVIANNLANLNTTGFKQDDVVFEEYLMPVARDETFQRGADRRMSFVWDRATATNLGQGGITQTGNALDVAINGRGYFVVQTPEGERFTRNGSFELNAQNQLVTKQGQLVMGEGGPIVFEARDVGITIGRDGSVSSSGGIRGRLRIVDGDQPRAMEKEGDNLFRLREGRRAETVALTDVRQGALESSNVVPVLALSRMIEVTRAYQSLASNLERHDQMRRDAIRSLGNPTS, encoded by the coding sequence ATGGAGAACATTGGTCTGGTCGGTCTTTCGCGGCAGGTCGCCCTGCAGCGCGAGCTCGACGTCATTGCGAACAACCTCGCCAACTTGAACACCACCGGGTTCAAGCAGGACGACGTTGTCTTCGAAGAATACCTGATGCCTGTCGCGCGGGACGAAACGTTCCAGCGCGGTGCCGACCGGCGCATGTCCTTCGTCTGGGATCGCGCCACGGCGACCAATCTCGGCCAGGGCGGCATCACCCAGACCGGTAACGCGCTCGACGTCGCCATCAACGGCCGCGGCTATTTCGTCGTCCAGACGCCCGAGGGCGAGCGCTTCACCCGCAACGGCTCCTTCGAGCTGAACGCCCAGAACCAGCTCGTCACCAAGCAGGGCCAGCTCGTCATGGGCGAAGGCGGCCCCATCGTCTTCGAGGCCCGCGACGTCGGCATCACCATCGGCCGCGACGGCTCGGTCTCCTCCTCCGGCGGCATCCGTGGCCGCCTGCGCATCGTCGACGGCGACCAGCCGCGCGCCATGGAGAAGGAGGGCGACAACCTCTTCCGCCTCCGCGAGGGCCGCCGCGCCGAGACGGTCGCGCTGACCGACGTGCGCCAGGGCGCGCTCGAAAGCTCGAACGTCGTTCCCGTCCTTGCCCTGTCGCGGATGATCGAGGTCACCCGCGCCTACCAGTCGCTCGCCTCCAATCTCGAGCGGCACGACCAGATGCGCCGGGATGCGATCCGCTCCCTCGGCAACCCCACCTCCTGA
- the flgH gene encoding flagellar basal body L-ring protein FlgH, with protein sequence MPAIRRPASGSAMFARSQHSLRPLLLIAAGLSVAACGAPDRLRNVGRAPQLSAVENPQTQPGYRPVSMPMPEPQPVSHNPNSLWRNGSRAFFRDQRAQRVGDILTVKVKFQDQANVQNTTNQSRTGSQTMGTPSLFGAERLIARTGADPASLVSTTGTNSNEGKGTVTRSETLATNVAAVVMQVLPNGNLVLEGKQEVRVNFEVRELIVAGVVRPEDIESDNTIDSNKIAQARIGYGGRGQITDQQQPRYGQQVLDVLLPF encoded by the coding sequence ATGCCCGCCATCCGCCGTCCCGCGTCAGGATCCGCCATGTTCGCCCGCAGCCAGCACAGCCTCCGCCCGCTCCTCCTCATCGCCGCCGGCCTGTCGGTCGCGGCCTGCGGCGCCCCGGACCGGCTGCGCAATGTCGGCCGCGCCCCGCAGCTCTCGGCGGTGGAGAACCCGCAGACCCAGCCCGGCTACCGGCCGGTCTCCATGCCCATGCCCGAGCCGCAGCCCGTCTCGCACAATCCCAATTCGCTGTGGCGCAACGGCTCGCGCGCCTTCTTCCGCGACCAGCGCGCCCAGCGCGTCGGCGACATCCTCACCGTCAAGGTGAAGTTCCAGGACCAGGCCAACGTCCAGAACACCACCAACCAGTCGCGCACCGGTTCGCAGACCATGGGCACGCCGAGCCTCTTCGGCGCCGAACGCCTCATCGCCCGCACCGGCGCCGATCCGGCGAGCCTCGTCTCGACCACCGGCACCAATTCGAACGAAGGCAAGGGCACGGTCACACGCTCCGAGACGCTCGCCACCAACGTCGCCGCCGTGGTCATGCAGGTGCTGCCCAACGGCAACCTCGTGCTGGAGGGCAAGCAAGAGGTGCGCGTCAATTTCGAGGTGCGCGAACTCATCGTCGCCGGCGTCGTCCGCCCGGAGGATATCGAGAGCGACAACACCATCGATTCCAACAAGATCGCCCAGGCCCGCATCGGCTATGGCGGTCGCGGCCAGATCACCGACCAGCAGCAGCCGCGCTACGGCCAGCAGGTGCTCGACGTCCTCCTCCCCTTCTGA
- the flgG gene encoding flagellar basal-body rod protein FlgG, with protein MRALHTAASGMKAQELTVEVISNNIANMRTTGFKRQRAEFQDMLYDHQRRAGTQNSQQGNLLPVGISIGSGVKPAGTSRIMTQGNVLATEKDYDVAIRGEGFFRIQLPDGRTAYTRDGSFERNADGQIVTVDGYQLEPGITVPNNATAVTISAAGVVQATLPGQTAAQTIGQIQLSRFVNKAGLESIGDNLFLETSASGQAITTTPGNEGMGQLLQKNLEQSNVTAVSEISDLIAAQRAYEMNARIISAADQMLQSTSQLMR; from the coding sequence ATGCGCGCGCTCCACACCGCCGCCAGCGGCATGAAGGCCCAGGAGCTCACCGTCGAGGTGATCTCCAACAACATCGCGAACATGCGGACCACCGGCTTCAAGCGCCAGCGGGCCGAGTTCCAGGACATGCTCTACGACCACCAGCGCCGCGCCGGCACGCAGAACTCGCAGCAGGGCAACCTCCTGCCGGTCGGCATCTCCATCGGCTCCGGCGTCAAACCCGCCGGCACCTCGCGCATCATGACCCAGGGCAACGTGCTGGCGACGGAGAAGGACTACGACGTCGCCATCCGCGGTGAGGGCTTCTTCCGCATCCAGCTGCCCGACGGCCGCACCGCCTACACCCGCGACGGCTCCTTCGAGCGCAATGCCGATGGCCAGATCGTCACCGTCGACGGCTACCAGCTCGAGCCCGGCATCACCGTGCCGAACAACGCCACCGCCGTGACCATCAGCGCCGCCGGCGTCGTCCAGGCCACCCTGCCCGGCCAGACCGCCGCCCAGACCATCGGCCAGATCCAGCTCTCGCGCTTCGTCAACAAGGCGGGCCTGGAATCGATCGGCGACAACCTGTTCCTCGAAACCTCCGCCTCCGGCCAGGCCATCACCACCACGCCCGGCAACGAAGGCATGGGCCAGCTGCTGCAGAAGAACCTCGAACAGTCGAACGTGACGGCGGTGTCGGAAATCTCCGACCTCATCGCCGCCCAGCGCGCCTACGAGATGAACGCCCGCATCATCTCGGCGGCGGACCAGATGCTCCAGTCCACCTCGCAGCTGATGCGCTGA
- the fliL gene encoding flagellar basal body-associated protein FliL, with amino-acid sequence MAKKPKKAEGEAEDGEEGEAPAEGGGKKKLIMMGGAAVLVLALGGGGWFFFLRKKPQQVAAPAPVEVAKPVAFVDLPDMTVNLSVGQDRPQYLRVKVALEVSDTKVADQIKPIMPRVVDAFQLYLREMRPSDIEGSAGIFRLRDELTRRVNTAVHPARVNAVLFREIVVQ; translated from the coding sequence ATGGCGAAGAAACCCAAAAAGGCCGAAGGCGAAGCCGAGGACGGCGAAGAGGGCGAAGCCCCGGCCGAAGGTGGTGGCAAGAAGAAGCTCATCATGATGGGCGGGGCCGCCGTGCTCGTGCTGGCCCTCGGTGGTGGCGGCTGGTTCTTCTTCCTGCGCAAGAAGCCGCAGCAGGTCGCGGCGCCGGCGCCCGTCGAGGTCGCCAAGCCCGTGGCCTTCGTCGACCTGCCGGACATGACCGTGAACCTGTCGGTCGGCCAGGACCGCCCGCAATATCTGCGGGTGAAGGTCGCCCTCGAGGTTTCCGACACCAAGGTCGCCGACCAGATCAAGCCGATCATGCCGCGCGTGGTGGATGCCTTCCAGCTGTACCTTAGGGAAATGCGCCCCTCGGACATCGAGGGCTCGGCCGGCATCTTCCGCCTGCGCGACGAGCTCACCCGGCGCGTCAACACCGCCGTCCATCCGGCACGGGTGAACGCCGTGCTGTTCCGCGAAATCGTCGTGCAGTGA
- a CDS encoding DMT family transporter encodes MLVRDFILLMGVCLIWATNFVVTKLVLVHLDIPPLLFSSLRFALVLLVALPWLLPWPRPRWRIVVVGLMMGAGGFGLVSIGLMTATPSSAAVVTQLSVPLTALLSVFMLGERIGWRRGIGIALAFSGAVIVMYDPKGFALSFGLLFVVASAFASAFGVVLLKKTENVAPLQFQAWVGLASSIPLGLASMGLETGQVDRALTAGWPFLAALAYTAIAVSLLGHSLFFKLVMKYEANLISTLTLMCPLMGIGLGVLITGDRFDLRMVAGTAVVLAGVAIILIAPKRARA; translated from the coding sequence ATGCTCGTCCGCGATTTCATCCTGCTGATGGGGGTCTGCCTGATCTGGGCGACCAACTTCGTCGTGACGAAGCTGGTCCTCGTCCATCTCGACATTCCGCCGCTGCTCTTCTCCTCGCTGCGCTTCGCGCTGGTGCTGCTGGTGGCGCTGCCCTGGCTGCTGCCCTGGCCGCGGCCGCGCTGGCGGATCGTCGTGGTCGGGCTGATGATGGGGGCGGGGGGCTTTGGCCTCGTGTCCATCGGCCTCATGACGGCGACGCCCTCGAGCGCGGCGGTGGTGACCCAGCTCAGCGTGCCGCTCACCGCGCTCCTGTCGGTGTTCATGCTGGGCGAGAGGATCGGCTGGCGCCGCGGAATCGGCATCGCGCTCGCCTTTTCCGGCGCGGTCATCGTCATGTACGACCCGAAAGGCTTCGCGCTGTCTTTCGGCCTGCTGTTCGTCGTGGCCAGCGCCTTCGCATCGGCCTTCGGGGTGGTGCTGCTGAAGAAGACCGAGAATGTCGCGCCGCTGCAGTTCCAGGCCTGGGTGGGGCTTGCCTCGTCGATCCCGCTCGGCCTTGCCTCCATGGGGCTGGAGACCGGCCAGGTCGACCGGGCCCTCACGGCGGGCTGGCCCTTCCTCGCCGCGCTCGCCTACACGGCCATCGCCGTGTCGCTGCTCGGGCACAGCCTGTTCTTCAAGCTGGTCATGAAATACGAGGCGAACCTCATCTCCACCCTGACGCTGATGTGCCCGCTCATGGGCATCGGGCTGGGCGTGCTGATCACCGGCGACCGTTTCGATCTCCGCATGGTCGCCGGCACGGCGGTGGTGCTGGCCGGCGTCGCCATCATCCTCATCGCGCCGAAGCGGGCGCGGGCCTGA
- a CDS encoding flagellar assembly protein FliX translates to MRIITPPTVGAVAQGPATQRADRPRSAFELPGGKAETPSTAAARPTVAAAGLETLLAVQGMQPEDRREKRRRAMQRGRQSLDLLDDLKLSLLAGEPMPSVLLKLRSVTATALEGSGDQGLDDVLAEIDLRAQVEIAKREAAAREDSGGR, encoded by the coding sequence ATGCGGATCATCACGCCGCCGACCGTCGGAGCGGTCGCCCAGGGCCCGGCCACGCAGCGGGCCGATCGGCCGCGTTCGGCTTTCGAGCTGCCCGGCGGCAAGGCGGAAACGCCGTCCACCGCCGCCGCCCGCCCGACGGTTGCCGCGGCGGGTCTCGAGACATTGCTCGCGGTCCAGGGGATGCAGCCGGAGGATCGACGCGAGAAGCGCCGTCGCGCCATGCAGCGCGGCCGCCAGTCGCTGGACCTGCTCGACGACCTGAAGCTGTCGCTGCTCGCCGGCGAGCCCATGCCCTCGGTGCTGCTCAAGCTGCGCAGCGTCACCGCGACGGCGCTGGAAGGGTCGGGCGACCAGGGCCTCGACGACGTCCTCGCCGAGATCGACCTCAGGGCCCAGGTGGAGATCGCCAAGCGCGAGGCGGCGGCCCGCGAGGACAGCGGCGGCCGGTAA
- the fliM gene encoding flagellar motor switch protein FliM: MALEEQGATGNDAAQSWETVGEDGMAHVGVGSKGGAERILNQEEIDNLLGFSIEDLALSDNGGIRAIIDSAMVAYERLPMLDIVFDRLVRLLTTSLRNFTSDNVEVSLDRIHAVRFADYLNSIPLPAILSIFKAEEWDNFGIATVDSSLIYSIIDVLLGGRRGVTAIRVEGRPYTTIEMGLVKRMVEVILADAEAAFRPISPVNFKIDRLETNPRFAAISRPNNAAILVRFRIDMEERGGSIEMLLPYATLEPIRDRLMQTFVGEKLGRDPVWEGHLSTEIFQARTHVEAVLYESEFPLRKLMNLKVGDTLVLDMKPDALVKVRCGDETLTEGRMGRVGDKVAVRIQKPLRRGRTTMAQFEQVSSGGQET; encoded by the coding sequence ATGGCGCTCGAAGAGCAGGGCGCCACCGGCAACGACGCCGCCCAGTCCTGGGAGACCGTCGGCGAAGACGGCATGGCCCATGTCGGTGTCGGCTCCAAGGGCGGCGCCGAGCGCATCCTCAACCAGGAGGAAATCGACAACCTCCTCGGTTTCTCCATCGAGGACCTGGCGCTTTCCGACAATGGCGGCATCCGCGCCATCATCGACTCGGCGATGGTCGCCTACGAGCGCCTGCCGATGCTCGACATCGTGTTCGACCGCCTGGTGCGGTTGCTCACGACCAGCCTTCGCAACTTCACCTCCGACAACGTCGAGGTCTCGCTCGACCGCATCCACGCGGTGCGCTTCGCCGATTACCTGAACTCGATCCCGCTGCCGGCCATCCTCTCCATCTTCAAGGCGGAGGAATGGGACAATTTCGGCATCGCCACGGTCGATTCGAGCCTCATCTACTCGATCATCGACGTGCTCCTGGGCGGCCGCCGCGGCGTCACGGCCATCCGCGTCGAGGGCCGTCCCTACACGACCATCGAGATGGGCCTCGTCAAGCGCATGGTCGAGGTGATCCTCGCCGATGCCGAGGCCGCCTTCCGTCCGATCTCGCCGGTCAACTTCAAGATCGACCGGCTGGAGACCAACCCGCGCTTCGCGGCGATCTCGCGCCCCAATAACGCGGCGATCCTCGTCCGCTTCCGCATCGACATGGAGGAGCGTGGCGGCTCCATCGAGATGCTGCTGCCCTATGCGACGCTGGAGCCGATCCGCGATCGCCTGATGCAGACCTTCGTCGGCGAGAAGCTCGGCCGCGATCCGGTCTGGGAGGGGCATCTCTCCACCGAAATCTTCCAGGCCCGCACCCATGTCGAGGCCGTGCTCTACGAGAGCGAATTCCCGCTGCGCAAGCTGATGAACCTCAAGGTGGGGGACACGCTCGTCCTCGACATGAAGCCGGACGCCCTGGTGAAGGTGCGCTGCGGCGACGAGACCCTCACCGAGGGACGCATGGGCCGGGTCGGCGACAAGGTCGCGGTGCGCATCCAGAAGCCGCTGCGGCGGGGCCGAACCACCATGGCGCAGTTCGAGCAGGTGTCCTCGGGCGGACAGGAGACGTGA
- a CDS encoding rod-binding protein: MRSQTPERAAVNAYTPAAAKVPGSKENRAWNQAQNFEQVFLNTMFSQMFTGIGNDSPLGGKQSEAWRGMLVDEYAKSVTSQGGVGLANHIYRELIGAQEAAPRRLPARS; encoded by the coding sequence ATGCGCAGCCAGACGCCCGAACGCGCCGCCGTCAACGCCTATACCCCGGCCGCCGCCAAGGTCCCGGGGTCCAAGGAGAACCGCGCCTGGAACCAGGCGCAGAACTTCGAGCAGGTGTTCCTCAACACCATGTTCTCCCAGATGTTCACCGGCATCGGCAACGACTCGCCCCTCGGCGGCAAGCAGAGCGAGGCCTGGCGCGGCATGTTGGTCGATGAATACGCCAAGTCCGTCACGTCCCAGGGCGGCGTCGGCTTGGCCAACCACATCTACCGCGAACTGATCGGCGCGCAGGAAGCCGCGCCGCGACGCCTCCCAGCAAGGAGCTGA